The genomic segment cccaaaaaaaattaatactcttgacataaaaagtaGTAATTTATCATCACTCTATTGTTCAagcatttttgaatttttattttcgaatTATAATTCGTGAATAAGTTCGAATTTTTTGAGTCAAATTCGAATTGAGCTcaacataatattataataagtAGAAAATTCACCAAAGAGGACCCAGACCTATTAATCTTCCTCCTTCCACCTACGTTCCAATGAAAGACACATGCTCCACTTTTAGACACAGTATATATATCCCCCCTAAATCTCCACTTGTGAGAATAATCTAATCCTGCACTCTCTCTGCGCACATTATCATATGGCCGTCGTCCGTGAACGCCGCCACCTCAATCTCCGTCTCCCGCTCCCTGAGCCCACCGAGCACCGCCCTCGATTTCCTCTGCCTCTCCCTCCCTCTGCCATCACTTCTAGTTCTACAACAAGCACCACCATCTCCGCCGCAGACCTCGAGAAGCTTCAAGTAATCGGCCACGGGAACGGCGGCACAGTCTACAAAGTCCGCCACAAGCACACCTCGGAAATCTACGCACTGAAAGTCGTACACGGCGACAGCGACCCCGCCTTCCGGCGCCAGGTCCTTCGAGAGGTCTCCATCCTCCGCCGCATCGACTCCCACCACGTCATCAAGTGCCACGGCGTGTTCGATATTCCCGGCGGCGATATCGCCATCTGTATGGAGTACATCGACATGGGAACTCTCGAAACACTCGCTAAAAACGGCGTCTCTCTCAGCGAACAGCTCCTCTCCAAAATCTGCCACCAGGTACTGAGCGGGCTCGAGTACCTTCACTCTCACAAGATAATCCACCGGGATTTGAAACCCTCGAACATATTAATCGACAGCAAGATGGAAGT from the Primulina tabacum isolate GXHZ01 chromosome 16, ASM2559414v2, whole genome shotgun sequence genome contains:
- the LOC142529715 gene encoding mitogen-activated protein kinase kinase 9-like; translated protein: MAVVRERRHLNLRLPLPEPTEHRPRFPLPLPPSAITSSSTTSTTISAADLEKLQVIGHGNGGTVYKVRHKHTSEIYALKVVHGDSDPAFRRQVLREVSILRRIDSHHVIKCHGVFDIPGGDIAICMEYIDMGTLETLAKNGVSLSEQLLSKICHQVLSGLEYLHSHKIIHRDLKPSNILIDSKMEVKISDFGVSKIMQRTLDPCNSYVGTCAYMSPERFDPDTYGSNYDGYAGDIWSLGLTLLELYMGHFPYLAPGQRPDWATLMCAICFGEPPSLPEGASESFRSFIDCCLQKDSSKRWSATLLLSHPFVSSTGRKRNLSDHSPEF